One region of Oncorhynchus mykiss isolate Arlee chromosome 8, USDA_OmykA_1.1, whole genome shotgun sequence genomic DNA includes:
- the LOC110529835 gene encoding left-right determination factor 2: MDLLRVCVLCAAAFVTVSKAFTHNDMKDALLQKLGLDDVPKIHKRDLENLVIPTLVKNKYLSMLKLHHDRRRRSLPSLAGILRGIRGNADISGVFVYSDTTRQRMVFDMDTRIPHNSEVTMAELKLYNKAPNKRSMPERRNHRPVNNARVSIYWVDMLENGSNRTSLVDSRLIPIHETGWKSFDVTQALHYWSKTQQKTPMHLEVWIEGERPGSYAAEIAKSVHFTTQDQADNTLGKPELVLYTLNLEEFGSRGDCENNPDKDTCCRDKYFINFRALTWTQYWIIEPAGYQAYRCAGGCKQPKRNYGYGERKCSIAESAPLPIMYLVKKGDYTEIEVAEFPNMIVESCACTMDNISIV; encoded by the exons ATGGATTTGCTCCGTGTTTGCGTCTTGTGCGCTGCTGCTTTCGTCACCGTCTCCAAGGCTTTTACGCACAACGACATGAAGGATGCCCTGCTTCAAAAACTTGGGCTGGATGATGTTCCGAAAATTCACAAAAGGGACTTGGAGAATCTTGTCATCCCGACGCTCGTTAAGAATAAATATCTGTCAATGCTGAAGCTGCATCACGACAGGCGGCGCAGGTCTCTGCCGAGCTTGGCGGGGATCCTGAGGGGAATTCGAGGAAATGCAG ACATCTCTGGGGTGTTTGTGTACTCGGACACCACTCGGCAACGGATGGTCTTCGATATGGATACCCGCATCCCCCATAACAGCGAGGTGACCATGGCCGAACTGAAACTGTACAATAAAGCCCCTAACAAGCGCTCCATGCCCGAGAGGAGGAACCACCGGCCAGTCAACAACGCCAGAGTCTCCATCTACTGGGTAGATATGCTGGAGAACGGCTCTAACAGAACCTCTTTGGTGGACTCACG GTTGATCCCCATCCATGAGACCGGTTGGAAAAGCTTTGATGTCACTCAGGCTTTGCACTATTGGTCAAAGACGCAGCAAAAAACACCTATGCACCTGGAGGTGTGGATCGAGGGCGAGAGACCTGGCAGCTACGCGGCAGAAATTGCTAAGAGTGTCCACTTTACCACCCAGGACCAGGCGGACAACACCTTGGGAAAACCTGAGCTGGTCCTCTACACGCTCAACCTCGAAGAGTTTGG GTCTCGAGGCGACTGTGAAAACAACCCAGATAAGGACACGTGCTGCAGAGATAAATACTTCATCAATTTCCGCGCGCTCACGTGGACCCAGTACTGGATCATCGAGCCAGCGGGATACCAGGCCTATAGATGCGCCGGGGGATGCAAGCAGCCCAAGCGCAACTATGGCTACGGGGAGAGGAAGTGTAGCATCGCAGAGAGCGCTCCGCTGCCCATTATGTACCTGGTCAAGAAGGGCGACTACACCGAGATAGAAGTGGCTGAGTTCCCCAACATGATCGTGGAGTCATGTGCCTGCACCATGGACAACATCTCCATAGTTTGA